The DNA window GACGCTCAATCTGGCGCTGGAGGAAATGGGCCGGCTGTGGCTTCCGGTCGAAAAGGACTGGCGTTTGAACGAACGCCATTATGGCGGCCTCACCGGCCTTAACAAGGCGGAGACGGCGGCAAAGCATGGCGACGATCAGGTGAAGGTGTGGCGGCGCAGCTTCGACATTCCGCCGCCGGTGCTGGAGCCGGGCGGCGAGTTCGACCTGACGAAGGACCGCCGCTATGACGGCATCGCCATTCCCTCGACCGAAAGCCTCAAGGACACGATCGCCCGCGTGCTGCCCTATTGGGAGGCGAAGATCGCGCCGGATCTGAAGGCAGGCAAGCGCGTCGTCATTTCCGCGCATGGCAACTCGCTCCGCGCGCTGGTCAAGCATCTGTCTAACATCCCGGACGACGAGATCACCGAACTGGAGATCCCGACCGGCCAGCCCATCGTCTACGATCTGGCGGACGACCTGTCGGCCAAGGACCGCTATTATCTGTCGGAGCGCTGAGGAACGGCAACGGCTGCCCCGCAAAGCACATTGCTCCCCGGCGGTCCCGCCGCTAAGGGGCTTGGCTTTCTGGGCCGCCTGACAGGGGAAAAGGCATGAGCGAGGCAGTCACGGTCGGCATCATCATGGGGTCCCGGTCCGACTGGGAAACGATGCGCCACGCCGCCGAAACGCTCGAAGCGCTGGGCGTGCCGCATGAGTGCAGGGTCGTGTCCGCGCACCGCACGCCCCAGCGCCTCTACGATTATGCGACCGGCGCGGCGGCGCGGGGTCTCAAGGTCATCATCGCGGGCGCTGGCGGCGCGGCGCATCTCCCCGGCATGACCGCATCCATGACGCGCCTGCCGGTGCTGGGCGTTCCCGTGGAATCGAAAGCGCTCAGCGGCATGGATTCGCTCCTGTCCATCGTCCAGATGCCGGGCGGCATTCCGGTCGGCACGCTCGCCATCGGCAAGCCCGGCGCGATCAACGCGGGCCTGATGGCCGCGGCGATCCTTGCGACGAACGACCTTGCGCTGGCGGACCGGCTCGACGCATGGCGCGCGCGCCAGACCGACGCCGTCGCTGAGACGGTCGAGGACTGAGAAGCACGCATGACGAAGATCCCGCCCGGTTCGACCATCGGCATTCTCGGCGGCGGCCAGCTTGGCCGGATGATCGCCATGGCGGCGGCGCAACTGGGCTATCGCACCCATATCTTCGCGCCGGAAGAAAGCGGCCCCGCCGCCGATGTGTCGCCGCGCTGGACTCGCGCCGCCTATGAGGACGCAGCGGCGCTCGCGGCCTTCGCGGACAGCGTCGATGTCGTCACCTACGAATTTGAGAATATCGACCCTTCCGCCGTCGAGACGCTGGCGCATCACGGTCTCGTCCGCCCCGGCGCGCAGGCGTTGCGCGTCGCGCAGGACCGGCTTGCCGAGAAGCGCTTCGTTTGCGATCTGGGCGGCCTGACCGCGCCCTTCGCGCCGGTCGAAAGCCTCGACGATCTCGAAAACGCGATCGACGCCATCGGCAGCCGCGCGATCCTCAAGACCAACCGCATGGGCTATGACGGCAAGGGGCAGGCCCGCCTGTCCGAGCCGGGCGACGCGGTCGGCGCATGGAACGCCATCGGTCGGCAGAGCGCCATCCTCGAAGGCTTCGTCACCTTCGCCGAAGAGTTTTCCGTGATCCTCGCGCGTGGTGCGGATGGCGAAGTGCGCTTCTGGGATTCCTCCGCCAACGTCCATGTCGATGGCATCCTGTCGACTTCCACTATCCCCGCCGGCCCGGCGATTGCGGCGCAGGTCAAACAGGCGCGGGCGCTGGCCCGGAAGGTCGCTGACGCGCTCGGCTATGTCGGCGTCCTTACCTGCGAATTCTTCGCCAGCGCCGAAGGCCCGATCTTCAACGAAATGGCCCCGCGCGTCCATAATAGCGGCCACTGGACCATCGAAGGCGCGGTGACGAACCAGTTCGAAAATCACGTTCGCGCGATCTGCGGCCTGCCGCTGGGCGACACCGGCCTCGCCGCGCCGCGCGTTTACATGCGGAACCTGATCGGCGATCAGGCAGGCGAGTGGCCCGCGATCCTCGCCGACCCGGCCAACCATCTCCACCTCTACGGCAAGCATGAAGCGCGCCCCGGCCGCAAGATGGGGCATGTGACCCGCCTCGGCCTGTGATCGAGATCGTCCTCGTCCTCGCGCGCGCCGACAATGGCGTGATCGGCAGGGACGGCGATCTTCCGTGGCGACTGCCCGCGGATCTCAAACATTTCAAGGCGGTGACGGCGGGGCATCCCATGGTCATGGGCCGCAAGACCTTCGACAGCCTGCCCGGACTCCTGCCCGGGCGCCGCCACATCGTCCTGACCCGCGACAAGGGCTGGCGCGGCGAGGGGGCGGAGGTGGCGCACACCCTCGAAGACGCCCTGCGTATCGCCGATGCGTCGCCTGTGATGGTGATCGGCGGCGCGGAAATCTATCGCCTGTTCCTGCCGCTCGCCCACCGCATCGAACTGACCGAAGTGCATGTCGATGCGGACGGAGACGCCGCCATCGCCCGTCCCGATCCGTCGCAGTGGCGCGAAACCGCCCGCGCCGATCATCCCGCGCAGGACGGCCGCCCCGCCTACAGCTTCGTGACGCTGGAGCGCAAAGCGTGAATTGCCACGCTTCACCGTGCCTCCTATAGGCCGCGCCATGGAGCGGCTTTCCAGCAGCGCCCCGATGCCCGCTGCCCTGCGCGGGAGCGTGATGGCGCTCGGCAATTTCGACGGCTTTCACGCCGGGCATCAGGCGGTCGTAGGCCGGGCCATCGCGCGCGCCCGTGCGGAAGGGCGCCCCGCCATCGTCGCGACGTTCGACCCACACCCCATGCGCCTGTTCCGGCCCGACGCCGCGCCCTTCCGCCTCACTTCGCTCGACCAGCGGCAGGCGCTCTTCGCTGCCGCCGGAGCCGACGCGATGCTGGTGTTCGACTTCACCGCCGAACTCGCCGCGCTGGACCCCGCCCAATATGTCGCCATGCTGCGCGATCATCTGGGCGTGGCGGCCGTAGTGTCGGGGGAGGACTTCACCTTCGGACGCGGGCGTAGCGGCACGGTCGACAGCTTCGCGGCGCTTGGACTGCCCGCCGAACCCGTCGCGCCCGTGTGCGACAGCGAAGGCGTCATATCGTCCAGCCGCATCCGCGACGCGCTCAAGGCAGGCGACTGCGACACCGCCGCCCGGCTGCTGACGCGGCCCTTCACCATCGCGGGCACGGTCCAGCATGGCGACAAGCTGGGCCGCACCATCGGTTTCCCGACCGCCAATATCGACATGGGACCGTATCTCCGGCCCGCCTACGGCATCTATGCGGTGCGCGGCCTGCTGCCTGACGGGCGCGTGCTCGACGGTGCGGCCAATCTCGGCATCCGCCCCAGCTTCGATCCGCCCAAGGAACTGCTGGAGCCGCATTTCTTCGACTTCTCCGAAAGCCTTTACGACGTGGCGGTCGAAGTGCAGATCATCCGCTATCTTCATGCCGAGCTGAAATATGACGGCCTCGACGCGCTGATGGCGGGCATCGAGCGCGACTGCGTGGAGGCACGGCAAATCCTTGCGGGAACGCCCTTCGTCGCCTAATGCCGCGCGATATTCCGCACAAAGCGAAACCGCGCGAGCCTTATGACCGATCAGCCCAGCCAGAAAACCGAAGACTATAAGTCCACCGTCTTCCTGCCCCAGACCGACTTTCCGATGAAGGCGGGCCTCGCGCAGAAGGAGCCGGCAATCGCCGCGCAGTGGGAGGCGATGGATCTTTACGGCAAGCTGCGCGAGAAGCGCGCGGGGCGCGAACGCTTCATCCTGCATGACGGCCCGCCCTACGCCAATGGCGACATCCATATGGGCCATGCGATGAACAAGGTGCTGAAGGACATCATCGTCCGCTCGCAATCCCTGCTCGGCAAGGACGCGCCCTATGTGCCCGGCTGGGACTGTCACGGCCTGCCGATCGAATGGAAGATCGAGGAGGAATATCGCAAGAAGAAGCTGAACAAGGACGAGGTGCCCCCGTCCGAGTTCCGCGCGCAATGCCGCGCCTATGCCGACAAGTGGGTCGATGTGCAGCGCGAGCAGTTCAAGCGGCTCGGCATCATGGGCGACTGGGAAGACCCCTATCTCACCATGAAGTTCGATGCCGAGGCGACCATCGTCGGCGAACTGCTGAAATTCGCGGAAAGCGGCCAGCTCTATCGCGGGGCGAAGCCCGTCATGTGGTCGCCGGTGGAGAAGACGGCACTGGCCGAGGCGGAAGTCGAGTATGAGGATGTGACCTCAACCCAGATCGACGTGGCGTTCGAGATCGTGGAAGCCCCGAACGCGCCTGCACTTCAGACTCTGCTGAAGCAGAGTCATCTTAAAACATATGCAGTAATCTGGACTACGACGCCGTGGACCATCCCAGTCAACCAAGCGCTGGCCTACGGGCCGGACATTGATTACGTCCTGATTCCAAATGGCGGTACGGTAGAGACCTATCTCGTGGCTAAGCCGTTGGCCGATGAGTTTTTAAAGCGCTGTGAGAGAGAAAATCCGGGCCTTCTGTCGCTCCATGAGAGCGAGTGGGAGGTAGTCAAAGGCCATCAACTCGCTGGAGCCGTAGCCCGCCACCCGATCTTCAACCTCCTCCGTCATCCCGGCGAAAGCCGGGATCCCGCTTCTTCTTCCGACCCCGTCCAAGGCAGCGAGACCCCGGATCAAGTCCGGGGTGACGACCGGGAGCGCCAACTCGCCTTCTTCGCCAAGCCACGCCCCTTCCTCCCCGGCGATTTTGTCACGACCGATGCGGGCACCGGCCTCGTCCACATGGCGCCCGACCATGGTGAGGACGACTTCGCGCTGTGCAAGGCGAACGGCATCAACCCCGTCTTCGCGGTCGAGGGCGACGGCAAATATCGCGCCGACTGGGCGTGGCTGGGCGGGCAGGGGAGCGTCATCAACCCGAAGTTCGTCAGCAAGGACGGCCCGATCTGCACCGACCTTCGCGAAGCGGGCGCGCTGCTCGCCGCGTCGGACGATTTCAAGCACAGCTATCCGCATAGCTGGCGGTCGAAGGCGAAGATCATCTACCGCTGCACCCCGCAATGGTTCATCCCCATGGATCAACCGCAGCAGGGAGCCATTACCGATATGGACGGCGGCGTCATGCCCACGCCCCTCATCGCCTCCAACGGTCCTACCCTGCGCGAAGTCGCGCTCGACGCCATCGCCCACACCCGCTGGGTGCCGGAGCGTTCGACCAACCGCATCCGCTCGATGGTGGAGGGCCGCCCGGACTGGGTGATCTCCCGCCAGCGCGCATGGGGCGTCCCGATCGCGCTCTATGTCCATCGCAAGAGCGGCGACTATCTCGTTGATCCTGCTGTCAATGCCCGCATCGTCGAGGCGTTCAGGGCGGGCGGCGCTGACGCATGGTTCGGCGCGGATCATGCAAGCCTGCTCGGCCCCGATTACGACCTTGCCGACTATGAAGTCGTCAACGACATTCTCGACGTCTGGTTCGATTCCGGCTCGACCCACAGCTTCGTGGTCGAGGGGCGCTATGGCGAAGGCACCCGCGCGGACCTCTATATCGAAGGGTCGGACCAGCATCGCGGCTGGTTCCAGTCCTCGCTGCTCGAAAGCTGCGGCACGCGGGGCCAGGCGCCCTACAAGGCCGTCCTGACCCACGGCTTCGCGCTCGACGGATCGGGCAAGAAAATGTCCAAGAGCCTTGGCAATGTGGTCGATCCGCTCAAGATCATGGGCGAAAGCGGCGCGGACATTTTGCGCGTCTGGGTCGCCAGCACCGACTATTTCGACGATGTGCGCATCGGCAAGGAAGTGCTCGCCGGATCGTCCGACGCCTACCGGAAATTGCGCAATACTTTCCGATATATGCTGGGTGCTCTTTCCGACTATGATGAAGAGGTCGAAGCGGTCTCCTACGCGGAGATGCCCGAGCTGGAGCGCTACATGCTCCACCGCCTTGCGCAGCTCGACGCGGAACTGCGCGCCGTGGTGGACAAGGAGAAGGGCAGCGAAAGCTGGCTGGAATTCAGCCGCTATACCCGCGCGATCTTCGATTTCGCCAACAGCGACCTCAGCGCCTTCTTCTTCGACATCCGCAAGGATTGCCTCTACTGCGACGCGAAGAGCGATCCCAAGCGCCGCGCCTATCGCACGCTGCTCGACACGCTGTTCCACGCGCTTGTCCGCTACGTCGCGCCGATCATTCCCTTCACCGCTGAGGAAGTGTGGCAAAGCCGATTCCCAAATAGCGAAGATAGCGTCCATTTCCTCGAATGGCCCGAAGTCGACCCCCGCTGGATCGACACCCATCTCGACGACAAATGGACCGAACTCCGCTATCAGCGCGAGCAGGTGAATGAAGCGATCGAGCCCTACCGCCGCGAAAAGCTGATCCGATCCAGCCTGGAAGCCGACGTCACCATGGGCGAATTGCTGCCCAGCGACGGTGTGAACTTCGCCGAAGTCGCCATCGTGGCGCGGGTCGAAATGGGCGTCGGCGACGGTATCGTCGTCAAACCGAGCGACTGGCACAAATGCGGCCGCTGCTGGCGCCTGCTGCCCGAAATCACGCAGGACGGCGCGCTGTGCGACCGGTGCGACAGCGTGCTGAAGGGCTGATCCGATGGCCGCCCCGATCAATCACCGCCCGCTTGGCCTCACCGTCTCCATCGTGACGCTGGCGCTCGACCAACTTGTCAAATACACCGTCACCTATCCGCTCGCGCTGCAAAGCCGGGGGGATGAGGGGATCGACATCCTGCCCATCTTCCGCCTGCGCTGGCTGGAAAACCGGGGCGTGTCGATGGGCTTCTTCCACGCCGACACCGATGTGATGCGCTGGGCGCTGGTCGGCATGACCGTGCTGATCGCCGGGTTCGTCGCCGTGTGGATGTGGCGGGAACGCGCGCGGCAGGATGTCGCCGCGCTCGGCCTCGTGCTGGGTGGCGCCATCGGCAACATCATCGACCGGATGCGGCTCGGCTATGTCATCGACTATGCCGACCTGCATTTCGGCGAATGGCGGCCTTTCCTCATTTTCAACCTGGCGGACGCCGCCATCACCATCGGCGTGCTGATCCTGCTTGCACGGGCGCTGCTGCTGCGCGACAAGGGCGCAAAGACGGAGACTTTGAAGTGAAGCGTAATCTGATCCTTGCCGCCGGCCTTGTTGCATCTCTGTCGGCCTGCGGTGGCGGCGGCGGGCTGTTCAACCGTGACCGCCCCGACGAATTCGCCGTCTCGCGCGCGGCGCCGCTGGTGATCCCGCCCGATTTCGCGCTCGTGCCCCCCGCACCGGGCACGCCCGCTGCCGCCTCGGTCGATTCGCGCACGGAAGCGATGCAGGCGATGTTCGGCGGCCCGGCCCAGCGCAGCGCTGCGGAATCCGCGACGCTGAGCGCCGCCGGTCGCGCCAACGCCGCTGCGGGCATCCGCTCGCAGGCGGGCGATCCGGGCACGCAGGTTGTGGACAAGGGCGCGACCACGCGCGACATCATCGCCGCGCCGGAAGGCGACGGGCAGAACGCCCGCGCCGCCGTTCCCCAGCAATAAGGTCGAGTGAGGCGAGGGGCGTCGCCCCTCGCGCCGCGCGTCAGGCCCGCGCTTCTGCGCCGACGCTGTTGTGCCGTAACGCCGTCAGCACGGTATCGACAATGGCGTCCGCGTCCAGCCGCGCATCGGCATATTGTTTTTCGGGCTTGTCCTGATCCTGAAACACATCGGGCAGGCGCATGGTGCGCAGCTTGAGGCCGTTGTCGATCAGGCCCAGGTCGCTCGCCATCGTCAGTACATGCGCGCCCATGCCGCCGATCGCGCCTTCTTCGATAGTGACGGCGACTTCATGGCTCGTCAGCAGGCGGCGGATCAGCGCTTCGTCGAGCGGCTTGGCGAAGCGCAGATCGGCAACGGTGGTGGATAACCCCTTGGCTTCCAGCGCTTCGGCGGCCTTCATCGCCTCCTCCAGCCGGGTGCCGAGCGACAGGATGGCGACCTGCCGCCCTTCGCGCACCACGCGGCCCCTGCCGATTTCCAGCGCTTCCGGAACGGCGGGCATGGCGACGCCGGTGCCGTTGCCGCGCGGATAGCGCACCGCGATGGGGCTGCTGTCATGAACGGCGCAGGTGTGGACCATATGCACCAGTTCCGCTTCGTCCGCCGCCGCCATTACGACGAAGTTCGGCAGGCTGGCGAGGTAGGTGACGTCGAAGCTGCCCGCATGGGTCGATCCGTCCGCGCCGACGAGGCCAGCCCGGTCGATGGCGAAGCGCACGGGCAGATTCTGGATCGCCACGTCATGCACCACCTGATCGTAAGCGCGCTGGAGGAAGGTCGAATAGATGGCGCAGAAGGGGCGCATCCCCTGCGCCGCTAGGCCAGCCGCGAAGGTGACGGCATGCTGTTCGGCGATGCCCACGTCGAACGTCCGGCGCGGAAAGGCCTGCGCGAACCTGTCGAGGCCGGTGCCGGACGGCATCGCGGCGGTAATGGCGCAGACCTTCGGATCGCGCTCCGCTTCGGCGATCAGCGCCTGCGCGAACACATTGGTGTAGCTCGGCGGTCCGGGGGGCGCCTTCGCCTGTGTGCCGGTGATGACGTCGAATTTCTGCACGCCATGATATTTGTCGGCCGCCGCCTCGGCCGGGGCATAGCCCTTGCCCTTCTGCGTCACGACATGGATCAGGCACGGGCCTTCGGCCGCATCGCGGACATTTTCCAGCACCGGGATCAGATGGTCGAGATTATGGCCGTCGATGGGGCCGACATAATAGAAGCCCAGTTCCTCGAACAATGTCCCGCCGGTCGCCATGCCGCGGGCATATTCGTCGGTCTTCTTCGCCGCCTTGTGCAGCGGGCGGGGCAGTTTGCGCGCCAGCCGCTTGGCCAGATCGCGCAGGCTCAGGAACTCGCGGCTCGAAACGAGGCGGGCGAGATAGGCGGACAGGCCGCCGACCGGCGGCGCGATCGACATGTCGTTGTCGTTCAGGATGACGACCAGCCGGTTGCCTGCCTCGCGCGCGTTGTTCATCGCTTCATAGGCCATGCCCGCCGACATCGCGCCGTCGCCGATGACCGCAATCGCCTTGCCCGGCTTGTCCTGCACCTTGTTGGCGACGGCGAAGCCCAGCGCCGCGCTGATCGAGGTCGAACTGTGCGCCGCGCCAAAGGGGTCATATTCGCTCTCGGCCCGCTTCGTGAAGCCCGAAAGGCCGCCGCCCTGCCGCAGCGTGCGAATCCGGTCGCGCCGCCCGGTCAGGATCTTGTGCGGATAGCATTGATGCCCCACGTCCCAGATCAGCTTGTCGTGCGGCGTGTCGAACACATAATGGATCGCCGTGGTCAGTTCCACGACGCCGAGGCCCGATCCCAGATGGCCGCCCGTCACGCCCACCGCCGCGATGGTTTCGGCCCGCAGTTCGTCGGCCAGTTGGCGCAGTTGTTCGGGTTTCAGCTTGCGCAGGTCATCGGGCGTCCGGACGGTGTCGAGCAGGGGCGTTTGCGGATTTGACATGGTGATGGGCCTACTCGCTTTCCTGCTCCAAGTCGAACCCTAGCTTGCGATCGGGACGCCGGAGCGACCTGTGCCGCGCTCAGTGCGCGTCGCAGGTTCCGCGCATTTCTATCACGGCGCGGGCAGGGGAAAAGCCGGCCTTTCGGGCAGCCGTGCGCAGGGCCGACGTGATGGGATCGTCGTCGATATGCGTCACCTGCCCGCACAGGTCGCAGACGAGGAAGATGCAGTCATGCTGGCATCCCGGATGGGCGTTGGCGATATAGGCGTTGGCGCTTTCGACCCGCATGGCGATGTTGTTCGCCACGAACAGGTCGAGAATGCGGTAGACGCTGTTGGGCGCGACCCGCTTGCCGCGCGCCTTCGATACGGTGTCGGCGATGTCATAGGCCGACACCGGCTTCTCCTCGGCCGCCAGCGCGTCGAAAATCGCGGCGCGCATGGGCGTCCACTGCTCGCTGCGCGCTTCCAGTGTCGCGCGCGCGGCGTCCGCCAGCTTTTCGCCGGTGGGTTCCTGATGGTGATGATGGGCGTGGGTGGCCATGCGGGTTAATCTATGCTGGCCATCGCCATCCGGCAAGGGCGCGTCACGACCGGGAATATTGCCACGCCGCCCACAGCCAGCCCGCGATCATCATCGCGCCGCCGACAGGCGTCACCGCGCCCAGCCAGCGCGGCGCGCCCAGCGCCATGGCGTAGAGCGTCGCGGCGAAGATCGCGGCGCCCGCCAGCATCAACGCCGCCGCGCCCCGCGCCACGCCCATGATCGCGAGCGCCGCGACCGCATGAACCATCTGGTAGAGGCCGCCGGTGCGCAGCCATTCGGCCGCCTTCGGATCGGCGACGCCATGCGCGCCGAACGCACCCGCGCCGATGGCGAGCGCCGCAGACAGGCAGGCCAGCACCGCGATCATTGTTCCGCTCCTTCGCCCCGGCTGGCAAGGCGCATCCGCCGCCCCGGCCGATACATCATGTCCTTCGCCGCCATCAGCGTGCCATGTTCGATCTGCACGGCCATGCGCTGATCGTCATTGGTGCGATATTGCCGTTCGACTTCCTCGATCTCGGCATCGGGCACGCCCAGCGCCTGCATCGCCTGCGCGCCCATGCAGATCGCCGATTCATAGACTTCGCGCACCACGCCCGCCAGATCGAGGCTCTGGAGGGCCATGACCTGCCGCCGGTCGAAGGCGCGGACCATGAGCGCGGCCTGCGGGAAGGCTTCGGCCACCGGCTCCAGCGTCTTGCTGTCGAGCGAGGGATCGTCGATGCAGAAGGCGATGAGCCGCGCCTCGTCCGCTCCCGCCCGCCGCAACAGGTCGATGCGCGTGCCGTCGCCATAATAGACCTTCATGTCGAACCGCCCCGACAGTTCGATCTGCGAAGGCTTCTTGTCGATCAGCACGACGCCGAACCCATGGCCCATCAGCATCTGCGCGACGGTCTGGCCGAAGCGGCCATAGCCTACGATGATGGCGCTGCCGCGCTCCGCATCCTCCGGGCCGGGCAGGTCCGCCTCATCCTTGGGACGCGCAAATTCGAAGCGGCGGGCGAAGAGCATGAGGAAGGGCGTCGTCGCCATGGAAAAAGTGACGATCGCGCTGAACAGGCTGGCCGCCTGCGGCGCGATGAGCTGCGCGTTCTGCGCCTGCGCGAAGAGCACGAAACCGAACTCGCCGCCCTGACTGAGCAGCAGCCCCGCACCGAAGGCGGCCTGCCAGCCCATGCCGAACAGGCGGGCAAGCCCGGTAATCAGCGCGGCCTTGGTGGCGACGAGCACGGCCGCCATGGACAGCACGAACAGGGGATTGGCCGCGACCGCATGCAGGTCCAGCACCATGCCGACGGCAAGGAAGAAAAGGCCGAGCAGGATGGAGCGGAACGGCTCCACATCCGCCTCGATCTCATGCCGATAGGGCGAATCGGCCAGCATCACGCCCGCGACGAATGCTCCCAGCGCGGTCGACAGGTGAAGCGCATGCATCAGTGCGGCGGCGGCCAGCACGGTGAAGAGGCCCACCGCCACGAACAGTTCCCGCTCGCCCATGCGCCCCACCAGCGCCAGCGCGGGACGCAGGATGAAGCGCCCGGCAAGGACGAGTCCGCCGATGGCCGCCACGGTATAGCCCGCCATCATCCATCCCGGAGGCCCGGCGGCGTCGGCGGGATTGCGCGAAAGCGCCGCGACGATGGTGATGAGCGGGACGATCGACAGATCCTGAAACAGCAGGATGGAGAACACCTTCTCGCCGAAGGGCGAGTTGATGCGGCCGCTGGACTTGAGGCCCGGCAGCACCTGCGCGGTCGAAGACAGGGCGAGCGGCAGGCCCAGCGCGATGGCCGCGCCCCAACTGAAACCGGTGAAGAGGAAGATGATCGCCGCCAATATACATCCGCACAGCACCACCTGCGCCATGCCCAGGGCGAAAATGTCGCGCTTCAGCCGCCAGAGTCGGGCGGGATGCAGTTCCAGCCCGACGAGAAACAGCAGCAGGACGATGCCGATCTCGGCGATGG is part of the Sphingobium amiense genome and encodes:
- a CDS encoding Fur family transcriptional regulator translates to MATHAHHHHQEPTGEKLADAARATLEARSEQWTPMRAAIFDALAAEEKPVSAYDIADTVSKARGKRVAPNSVYRILDLFVANNIAMRVESANAYIANAHPGCQHDCIFLVCDLCGQVTHIDDDPITSALRTAARKAGFSPARAVIEMRGTCDAH
- a CDS encoding DUF423 domain-containing protein; the protein is MIAVLACLSAALAIGAGAFGAHGVADPKAAEWLRTGGLYQMVHAVAALAIMGVARGAAALMLAGAAIFAATLYAMALGAPRWLGAVTPVGGAMMIAGWLWAAWQYSRS
- a CDS encoding cation:proton antiporter domain-containing protein, whose protein sequence is MAAAETASATEILLSEGVILLGAAVAFVMLFRRFGLGAVLGYLVAGALVGPQGLHLVGGAESKLAIAEIGIVLLLFLVGLELHPARLWRLKRDIFALGMAQVVLCGCILAAIIFLFTGFSWGAAIALGLPLALSSTAQVLPGLKSSGRINSPFGEKVFSILLFQDLSIVPLITIVAALSRNPADAAGPPGWMMAGYTVAAIGGLVLAGRFILRPALALVGRMGERELFVAVGLFTVLAAAALMHALHLSTALGAFVAGVMLADSPYRHEIEADVEPFRSILLGLFFLAVGMVLDLHAVAANPLFVLSMAAVLVATKAALITGLARLFGMGWQAAFGAGLLLSQGGEFGFVLFAQAQNAQLIAPQAASLFSAIVTFSMATTPFLMLFARRFEFARPKDEADLPGPEDAERGSAIIVGYGRFGQTVAQMLMGHGFGVVLIDKKPSQIELSGRFDMKVYYGDGTRIDLLRRAGADEARLIAFCIDDPSLDSKTLEPVAEAFPQAALMVRAFDRRQVMALQSLDLAGVVREVYESAICMGAQAMQALGVPDAEIEEVERQYRTNDDQRMAVQIEHGTLMAAKDMMYRPGRRMRLASRGEGAEQ